The Saccharomyces eubayanus strain FM1318 chromosome IV, whole genome shotgun sequence genome contains the following window.
CACATCAGCATCTTTAGATGAGTTTGCTTGTGAAAATTCGATAGCATGCTGGCAATCTTCGAGTAATTTTGCGGGGGCctttttggaagagatTTTTTCCAAGTTCGATAGCAATATTTGTTGGTCTTCGGGAGACAAACCATCCcagttttggaaaagttgGGTCTGATCAGCCTCAATGAATAGTTGTTTAGTGTCAGTCATAGCCGCAGTTCGATCTAGCGCTCTctttgatatatttatttctCTGCAAAGTTCATAATTGATGCATTCCTGGTTTTGTGTGGTAAAAATAGACGTTGACACAGGCGAGCGATGTTTCGTGTTACGCGTAACATTTTATTAATCATGAAATATTCATAGTGGCATCTGCAATAAGTTTCATACGGTTCTTGGAAGAAGAGTGTTCAACAGTAGTAACCTAAGCGCATACAAAGGAAACATTGACCTGCTGCTGTCAAGCATACACTTTTATACTTATAGATCTAGCCATGACTGAAAAAAGATCTTTTCCCACTGTAGATGTGAAGATCGATGACGAAGATAGTCCTCagctagaaaaaaaaatcaagcGACAGTCAATAGATCATGGCGTTGGTAGTGAGCCTGTTTCGACGATTGAGATTATTCCAAGCGATTCTTTTCGAAAGTACAACAGTCAAGGTTTCAAAGCCAAGGATACGGATTTGATGGGTACGCAATTAGAGTCTACATTTGAACATGAATTATCGCAAATGGAACATGATATGGCAGACCAGGAAAAGCGCGATCTTTCTTCATACGAACGTGATAAGTTGCCAAGCGATTTCGACCCAGATAAATACgatatttctttccaaCAGATCGATGCTGAACAGAATGTGTTAAATGGTAtgaaagatgaaaataCTTCTACTGTCGTGAGATTTTTTGGTGTCACTAGTGAAGGATATTCTGTTCTTTGTAACGTTACGGGTTTTAAGAATTATCTTTATGTCCCAGCGCCCAACTCATCTGATGCTGATGATCAGGAACAGATCAATAAGTTTATGCACTACTTAAACGAAACATTTGATGGCGCCGTTGATTCGATTGAAGTAGTACCAAAACAATCAATCTGGGGTTATTCTGGTGATACCAAACTGCCATTCTGGAAGATTTACGTCACTTATCCACATATGGTTAATAAGTTACGTACTGCATTTGAAAGGGGTCACCTTTCGTTCAACTCGTGGTTTTCAAACGGTACCACCACTTATGACAATATCGCATATACTTTGAGATTGATGGTAGATTGTGGAATTGTTGGTATGTCATGGATAACGCTGCCAAAGGGAAAATATTCGATGATCAAACCAGATAGCAGAGTCTCTTCTTGTCAATTAGAAGTGTCAATTAATTATCGCAACCTAATATCTCATCCCGCTGAAGGTGATTGGTCCCACACAGCTCCTTTACGTATCATGTCCTTTGACATTGAATGTGCTGGAAGAATCGGCGTTTTCCCGGAACCTGAATATGATCCTGTTATTCAAATTGCCAACGTTGTGAGTATTGCAGGGGCTAAGAAGCCGTTCATCCGTAACGTTTTCACTTTAAACACATGTTCACCTATAACAGgttcaatgattttttcgCATGCCACAGAAGAGGAAATGTTAAGCCATTGGCGTGACTTTATCATCAAAGCTGATCCTGATGTTATCATAGGCTATAATACATCAAATTTCGATATACCGTACCTTTTGAATCGTGCAAAGGCTTTAAAGGTAACCGATTTTCCATATTTTGGTAGATTGAAGAGCGTTAAACAAGAGATTAAAGAGTCAGTGTTCTCGTCGAAGGCCTATGGTACAAGAGAAACCAAAAACGTTAATATTGATGGCCGTTTACAATTGGATCTTCTACAATTTATTCAACGTGAGTATAAACTAAGGTCTTATACATTAAATGCTGTTTCTGCACACTTTTTGGGTGAACAAAAGGAGGACGTGCACTATAGCATTATTTCTGACTTGCAGAACGGTGATAGtgaaacaagaagacgACTGGCTGTTTACTGTTTAAAAGATGCTTATTTGCCTTTAAGACTTCTAGAAAAATTAATGGCATTGGTTAATTATACCGAAATGGCTCGTGTAACAGGTGTTCCATTTTCGTATTTATTGGCTCGAGGTCAACAGATTAAAGTTGTTTCTCAGTTATTCAGGAAATGTCTCGAAATTGACACGGTAATACCAAATATGCAATCTCAGGCCTCTGATGATCAATACGAAGGTGCCACTGTCATTGAGCCCATTCGAG
Protein-coding sequences here:
- the POL3 gene encoding DNA-directed DNA polymerase delta POL3, which encodes MTEKRSFPTVDVKIDDEDSPQLEKKIKRQSIDHGVGSEPVSTIEIIPSDSFRKYNSQGFKAKDTDLMGTQLESTFEHELSQMEHDMADQEKRDLSSYERDKLPSDFDPDKYDISFQQIDAEQNVLNGMKDENTSTVVRFFGVTSEGYSVLCNVTGFKNYLYVPAPNSSDADDQEQINKFMHYLNETFDGAVDSIEVVPKQSIWGYSGDTKLPFWKIYVTYPHMVNKLRTAFERGHLSFNSWFSNGTTTYDNIAYTLRLMVDCGIVGMSWITLPKGKYSMIKPDSRVSSCQLEVSINYRNLISHPAEGDWSHTAPLRIMSFDIECAGRIGVFPEPEYDPVIQIANVVSIAGAKKPFIRNVFTLNTCSPITGSMIFSHATEEEMLSHWRDFIIKADPDVIIGYNTSNFDIPYLLNRAKALKVTDFPYFGRLKSVKQEIKESVFSSKAYGTRETKNVNIDGRLQLDLLQFIQREYKLRSYTLNAVSAHFLGEQKEDVHYSIISDLQNGDSETRRRLAVYCLKDAYLPLRLLEKLMALVNYTEMARVTGVPFSYLLARGQQIKVVSQLFRKCLEIDTVIPNMQSQASDDQYEGATVIEPIRGYYDVPIATLDFNSLYPSIMMAHNLCYTTLCNKDTVERLNFKLEEDYVITPNGDYFVTTKRRRGILPIILDELISARKRAKKDLRDEKDPFKRDVLNGRQLALKISANSVYGFTGATVGKLPCLAISSSVTAYGRTMILKTKNAVQEKYCIKNGYKHDAVVVYGDTDSVMVKFGTGDLKEAMDLGTEAAKYVSTLFKQPINLEFEKAYFPYLLINKKRYAGLFWTNPDKFDKLDQKGLASVRRDSCSLVSIVMNKVLKKILIERNVDGALAFVRETIDDILHNRVDISKLIISKTLAPNYTNPQPHAVLAERMKRRDGVGPNVGDRVDYVITGGNDKLYNRAEDPLFVLENNIQVDSRYYLSNQLQNPIISIVAPIIGDKQANGMFVVKSIKINTGSQKGGLMSFIKKVEACKSCKGPLKKDEGPLCSNCLARSGELYIKALYDVRDLEQKYSRLWTQCQRCAGNLHSEVLCSNKNCDIFYMRVKVKKELQEKVEQLSKW